Proteins found in one Chlamydia pneumoniae TW-183 genomic segment:
- the grgA gene encoding GrgA family transcription factor: MYFTRDPIIETVITSREGYKLSVRNTKHFSQDPFMVEAIEVISLGNICFFRNCDHSKPFLVPAGDYEVMEVRDTKINLKAVGLDRGVKIAGGREALIKLTKSTPLPVIDEKPLADSPEEGTEPTSPSKKEKKEARKDSFKGEKWKEKKKLSRRRNHKEIAEVTGASQEILDTVKEELWEESQENEIVEQKKFSLLPPPAKLISEVISQTVVDPVVTSADLNESLQALVRESSDLINALLSADDAIHFPETEEEPTSASFEESSAMFFPETSSATEEE; encoded by the coding sequence GTGTATTTTACAAGAGACCCCATCATAGAAACTGTAATTACCTCTCGAGAGGGGTATAAGTTGTCGGTAAGGAATACAAAGCATTTTTCACAAGATCCTTTTATGGTTGAAGCTATAGAAGTGATCTCTTTAGGAAATATTTGTTTTTTCCGTAACTGTGATCATAGTAAACCTTTTTTAGTCCCTGCCGGAGACTATGAGGTTATGGAAGTCCGTGATACTAAAATCAATTTGAAAGCTGTCGGTTTAGATCGTGGAGTGAAAATTGCTGGTGGTAGAGAAGCTCTAATCAAGTTGACCAAATCGACTCCGCTTCCTGTGATTGATGAGAAGCCTCTAGCTGATAGCCCAGAGGAAGGAACCGAGCCTACATCTCCTAGTAAAAAGGAAAAGAAAGAGGCAAGGAAAGATTCCTTTAAAGGGGAGAAGTGGAAGGAAAAGAAAAAGCTCAGCCGTCGTAGAAATCATAAAGAGATTGCTGAAGTAACTGGAGCATCTCAAGAAATCTTGGATACTGTTAAGGAAGAGCTTTGGGAAGAATCTCAAGAAAATGAGATTGTTGAACAGAAGAAGTTTTCTTTACTTCCACCCCCAGCAAAGTTGATCTCCGAAGTTATCTCTCAAACTGTTGTAGATCCAGTAGTTACTTCTGCGGATCTTAACGAGTCGTTACAAGCTTTGGTTCGTGAGAGCAGCGATCTCATCAATGCTTTGCTATCGGCAGATGATGCTATACATTTTCCTGAGACAGAAGAGGAACCTACCTCAGCTTCTTTTGAAGAGTCTTCTGCAATGTTCTTCCCCGAAACATCTTCTGCTACAGAAGAAGAATAG